One segment of Streptomyces roseifaciens DNA contains the following:
- the mfd gene encoding transcription-repair coupling factor, whose product MSLHGLLDAVVNDPALAEAVKAAADGNRPHVDLVGPPAARPFAVAALARDAKRPVLAVTATGREAEDLAAALRSLLPPDGVVEFPAWETLPHERLSPRSDTVGRRLAVLRRLAHPSKDDPAAGPVSVVVAPVRSVLQPQVKGLGDLEPVALRSGQSADLGEVTEALAAAAYARVELVEKRGEFAVRGGILDVFPPTEEHPLRVEFWGDDVEEIRYFKVADQRSLEVAEHGLWAPPCRELLLTEGVRERAAALAEEHPELGELLSKIAEGIAVEGMESLAPVLVDEMELLLDVLPAGAMTVVCDPERVRTRAADLVATSQEFLQASWAATAGGGEAPIDVNAASLWGIADVRDRARELGQMWWSVSPFAADEELDSDTLKLGMHAPETYRGDTARALADTKGWLADGWRTVFVTEGHGPAARTVEVLGGEGIPARLDADVAELSPSVVHVSCGSIDNGFVDPGLKVAVLTETDLSGQKSVSKDMGRMPARRRKTIDPLTLQADDYIVHEQHGVGRYIEMVQRTVQGATREYLLVEYAPAKRGQPGDRLYIPTDQLEQVTKYVGGEAPTLHRLGGADWTKTKARAKKAVKEIAADLIKLYSARMAAPGHSFGGDTPWQRELEDAFPYAETPDQLTTIAEVKEDMEKSVPMDRLICGDVGYGKTEIAVRAAFKAVQDGKQVAVLVPTTLLVQQHFGTFSERYSQFPVVTRALSRFQTDSEAKAVLEGLRDGSVDIVIGTHRLFSSETKFKDLGLVIVDEEQRFGVEHKEQLKKLRANVDVLTMSATPIPRTLEMAVTGIREMSTITTPPEERHPVLTFVGPYDQKQIGAAIRRELLREGQVFYIHNRVESIDRAAARLREIVPEARIQTAHGQMGESRLEQVVVDFWEKKFDVLVSTTIVESGIDISNANTLIVERGDNFGLSQLHQLRGRVGRSRERGYAYFLYPPEKPLTETAHERLATIAQHTEMGAGMYVAMKDLEIRGAGNLLGGEQSGHIAGVGFDLYIRMVGEAVADYRASLEGGEEQPEAPLEVKIELPVDAHVPHDYAPGERLRLQAYRAIASANSEEDIRAVREELTDRYGKLPEPVENLLLVAGLRMLARACGVSDITLQGSNVRFGPVELRESQELRLKRLYPRTVMKPATKQILVPRPATRQIGGKPLVGRELLAWTGEFLTTILGS is encoded by the coding sequence ATGAGCCTGCACGGTCTGCTCGACGCCGTCGTCAATGATCCGGCGCTCGCCGAAGCGGTGAAGGCCGCGGCCGACGGCAACCGCCCGCACGTCGACCTCGTCGGCCCGCCCGCCGCCCGGCCCTTCGCCGTCGCCGCGCTCGCTCGGGACGCCAAGCGGCCCGTTCTGGCGGTGACCGCCACCGGTCGCGAGGCCGAGGATCTGGCGGCGGCGCTGCGCTCGCTGCTGCCGCCGGACGGGGTCGTGGAGTTCCCGGCCTGGGAGACGCTGCCGCACGAGCGCCTCTCGCCTCGTTCGGACACGGTCGGCCGCCGCCTGGCCGTGCTGCGCCGGCTCGCGCACCCCAGCAAGGACGACCCGGCGGCGGGCCCGGTGAGCGTCGTCGTCGCGCCGGTGCGCTCCGTGCTGCAGCCGCAGGTCAAGGGGCTCGGCGACCTGGAGCCCGTAGCCCTGCGCTCCGGGCAGAGCGCGGATCTCGGCGAGGTGACCGAGGCGCTGGCCGCGGCCGCGTACGCCCGCGTCGAACTGGTGGAGAAGCGCGGCGAGTTCGCCGTCCGCGGCGGCATCCTCGACGTCTTCCCGCCGACCGAGGAGCACCCGCTCCGCGTCGAGTTCTGGGGCGACGACGTCGAGGAGATCCGCTACTTCAAGGTGGCCGACCAGCGCTCCCTGGAGGTCGCCGAGCACGGCCTGTGGGCGCCGCCCTGCCGTGAGCTGCTGCTGACCGAGGGCGTACGGGAGCGGGCGGCGGCCCTGGCGGAGGAGCACCCGGAGCTCGGCGAGCTCCTCTCCAAGATCGCCGAGGGCATCGCGGTGGAGGGCATGGAGTCCCTCGCCCCGGTCCTGGTGGACGAGATGGAGCTGCTGCTGGACGTGCTCCCGGCCGGCGCGATGACGGTCGTGTGCGACCCGGAGCGCGTGCGCACCCGCGCCGCGGACCTCGTGGCCACCAGCCAGGAGTTCCTGCAGGCGTCCTGGGCGGCCACGGCCGGCGGCGGGGAGGCGCCCATCGACGTGAACGCCGCCTCCCTGTGGGGCATCGCGGACGTCCGCGACCGCGCCCGCGAGCTGGGCCAGATGTGGTGGTCGGTGAGCCCCTTCGCGGCGGACGAAGAGCTGGACAGCGACACCCTCAAGCTCGGCATGCACGCCCCGGAGACCTACCGCGGCGACACCGCCCGCGCCCTGGCCGACACCAAGGGCTGGCTGGCCGACGGCTGGCGCACCGTCTTCGTGACGGAGGGCCACGGCCCGGCGGCCCGTACGGTCGAGGTGCTGGGCGGCGAGGGCATCCCCGCCCGCCTGGACGCCGACGTCGCCGAGCTGTCCCCGTCGGTCGTCCACGTCTCCTGCGGCAGCATCGACAACGGCTTCGTCGACCCCGGCCTGAAGGTCGCCGTCCTCACCGAGACGGACCTGTCCGGCCAGAAGTCCGTCAGCAAGGACATGGGCCGCATGCCGGCCCGCCGCCGCAAGACGATCGACCCGCTGACCCTGCAGGCCGACGACTACATCGTCCACGAGCAGCACGGCGTCGGCCGTTACATCGAGATGGTGCAGCGCACCGTCCAGGGCGCCACCCGCGAGTACCTCCTCGTGGAGTACGCGCCCGCCAAGCGCGGCCAGCCCGGCGACCGCCTCTACATCCCCACCGACCAGCTGGAGCAGGTCACCAAGTACGTGGGCGGCGAGGCCCCGACCCTGCACCGCCTCGGCGGCGCGGACTGGACGAAGACCAAGGCGCGCGCCAAGAAGGCCGTCAAGGAGATCGCCGCCGACCTGATCAAGCTCTATTCCGCGCGCATGGCGGCCCCCGGCCACTCCTTCGGCGGCGACACCCCCTGGCAGCGGGAGCTGGAGGACGCCTTCCCCTACGCGGAGACGCCCGACCAGCTCACCACCATCGCCGAGGTCAAGGAGGACATGGAGAAGTCCGTCCCCATGGACCGCCTGATCTGCGGCGACGTCGGCTACGGCAAGACCGAGATCGCGGTCCGCGCCGCCTTCAAGGCGGTGCAGGACGGCAAGCAGGTGGCGGTGCTCGTGCCGACCACGCTGCTGGTGCAGCAGCACTTCGGCACGTTCTCCGAGCGCTACTCCCAGTTCCCGGTGGTCACCAGGGCCCTGTCCCGCTTCCAGACGGACAGCGAGGCCAAGGCCGTCCTGGAGGGCCTGCGCGACGGCTCGGTCGACATCGTCATCGGCACGCACCGCCTCTTCTCGTCCGAGACGAAGTTCAAGGACCTGGGCCTCGTCATCGTCGACGAGGAGCAGCGCTTCGGCGTCGAGCACAAGGAGCAGCTGAAGAAGCTGCGGGCGAACGTCGACGTCCTGACGATGTCCGCCACGCCCATTCCGCGCACGCTGGAGATGGCGGTCACCGGCATCCGCGAGATGTCGACCATCACCACCCCGCCGGAGGAGCGCCACCCGGTGCTGACCTTCGTCGGGCCGTACGACCAGAAGCAGATCGGCGCCGCGATCCGCCGCGAGCTGCTGCGCGAGGGCCAGGTCTTCTACATCCACAACCGGGTCGAGTCCATCGACCGGGCGGCCGCGCGGCTGCGCGAGATCGTCCCCGAGGCGCGCATCCAGACGGCGCACGGCCAGATGGGCGAGAGCCGGCTGGAGCAGGTCGTCGTCGACTTCTGGGAGAAGAAGTTCGACGTGCTGGTCTCCACGACGATCGTGGAATCCGGCATCGACATCTCCAACGCCAACACACTGATCGTGGAGCGCGGCGACAACTTCGGCCTGTCGCAGCTGCACCAGCTGCGCGGACGCGTCGGCCGCAGCCGCGAGCGCGGCTACGCCTACTTCCTCTACCCGCCGGAGAAGCCCCTGACGGAGACCGCCCACGAGCGGCTCGCCACCATCGCCCAGCACACCGAGATGGGTGCCGGCATGTACGTGGCGATGAAGGACCTGGAGATCCGCGGCGCGGGCAACCTGCTCGGCGGCGAGCAGTCCGGTCACATCGCGGGCGTCGGCTTCGACCTCTACATCCGCATGGTCGGCGAGGCCGTCGCCGACTACCGGGCCTCCCTGGAGGGCGGTGAGGAGCAGCCGGAGGCGCCGCTGGAGGTGAAGATCGAGCTGCCCGTCGACGCCCACGTCCCGCACGACTACGCACCGGGCGAGCGCCTGCGCCTGCAGGCGTACCGCGCGATCGCCTCCGCGAACAGCGAGGAGGACATCCGCGCCGTCCGCGAGGAGCTCACCGACCGCTACGGC
- a CDS encoding ABC transporter permease, with protein sequence MTVLKTSMRNFLAHKGRMALSAVAVLLSVAFVCGTLVFTDTMNATFDKLFANTAADVSVGPKKNDDAQQTGKPATVPASLREKLAKVEGVTKVEPSADSQQLTVVDGRKKSLSPTSGAPTVGTNWDESQKKSVEITSGHEPHGPAETVVDSDTADKHGVKTGDTLRVIAAPGDFTVKVVGIATFKTTNPGAALFYFDTPTAQAKLLGSTGEFSGYGLTAASGVSDEQLKERVSAALGSSAGDYALRTAAESKEENKKDVGSFLDVMKYALLGFAGIAVLVGIFLIVNTFSMLVAQRTREIGLMRAIGSSRWQILRSVLVEAVLLGVVGSVLGIGGGVALAVGLMKLMGSMGMKLDMNELTIKAATPVVGLAIGVLVTVLAACLPAFKATKISPMAALRDAGTPADGKAGKVRAAIGLVLTAVGGLALVAAAKSDDAAAGSGMLGIGVFLTLVGFVVVGPLLAGFVVRVISAVVLRVFGPVGRLAERNALRNPRRTGATASALMIGLALVAALSVVGSSMVASATDQLDKSVGADFIVQTENQQPLNPAVVKAIKSAGHVEHVTEYTIVNAKITTPDGKSATQRLSAVTPTYADDVRAETVKGNLKDAYAKDAMSVPEGFAKDHGIKLGDRLKVAMVDGRTAQLTVKAVTSDDTSIDQGAMYTNIATARSYLPADKMPLDFMVLAKAADGQTKEAAAALKASVEDYPQVKVRDQSDYKKLIKDQVGQLLNMIYGLLALAIIVAVLGVVNTLALSVVERTREIGLLRAIGLSRRQMRRMIRLESVVIALFGALLGLGLGMAWGTTSQKLLALQGLGVLDIPWPTITAVFLGSAVVGLLAALVPAFRAGRMNVLNAIATD encoded by the coding sequence GTGACCGTCCTCAAGACCTCCATGCGCAACTTCCTCGCGCACAAGGGCCGCATGGCGCTCTCCGCCGTCGCGGTCCTGCTCTCGGTCGCGTTCGTGTGCGGCACGCTCGTCTTCACCGACACCATGAACGCCACGTTCGACAAGCTCTTCGCCAACACCGCCGCCGACGTCTCCGTCGGCCCGAAGAAGAACGACGACGCGCAGCAGACCGGCAAGCCGGCGACCGTCCCGGCCTCGCTGCGGGAGAAGCTCGCCAAGGTCGAGGGCGTCACCAAGGTCGAGCCGTCGGCCGACAGCCAGCAGCTGACCGTCGTCGACGGCAGGAAGAAGAGCCTCAGCCCCACCTCCGGCGCCCCCACCGTGGGCACCAACTGGGACGAGAGCCAGAAGAAGTCCGTCGAGATCACCAGCGGCCACGAGCCGCACGGCCCGGCCGAGACCGTCGTCGACTCCGACACCGCCGACAAGCACGGCGTGAAGACGGGCGACACCCTCCGGGTGATCGCCGCCCCGGGCGACTTCACCGTCAAGGTCGTCGGCATCGCCACGTTCAAGACCACGAACCCCGGCGCGGCCCTCTTCTACTTCGACACCCCGACCGCCCAGGCGAAGCTCCTCGGCAGCACCGGCGAGTTCAGCGGATACGGGCTGACCGCCGCCTCCGGCGTCAGCGACGAGCAGCTCAAGGAGCGCGTCTCCGCCGCCCTCGGCTCCTCCGCCGGCGACTACGCCCTGCGGACCGCCGCCGAGAGCAAGGAGGAGAACAAGAAGGACGTCGGCTCCTTCCTGGACGTCATGAAGTACGCGCTGCTCGGCTTCGCCGGCATCGCCGTCCTCGTGGGCATCTTCCTCATCGTCAACACCTTCTCCATGCTGGTCGCCCAGCGCACCCGCGAGATCGGCCTCATGCGGGCCATCGGCTCCAGCCGCTGGCAGATCCTGCGCTCGGTGCTGGTGGAGGCCGTGCTGCTCGGCGTCGTCGGCTCGGTGCTGGGCATCGGCGGCGGTGTCGCCCTCGCGGTGGGGCTGATGAAGCTCATGGGCTCCATGGGCATGAAGCTCGACATGAACGAGCTCACGATCAAGGCCGCGACGCCGGTCGTGGGCCTGGCCATCGGCGTGCTCGTCACCGTGCTCGCCGCCTGCCTGCCGGCCTTCAAGGCCACCAAGATCTCCCCGATGGCCGCCCTGCGCGACGCCGGCACCCCGGCCGACGGCAAGGCCGGCAAGGTGCGGGCCGCCATCGGCCTGGTGCTGACCGCCGTGGGCGGCCTGGCGCTGGTCGCCGCCGCCAAGTCCGACGACGCCGCGGCGGGCTCGGGGATGCTCGGCATCGGCGTCTTCCTCACCCTCGTCGGCTTCGTGGTCGTCGGCCCGCTGCTCGCCGGGTTCGTCGTCCGCGTGATCAGCGCGGTCGTGCTGCGGGTCTTCGGGCCCGTCGGCCGGCTCGCCGAGCGCAACGCGCTGCGCAACCCGCGCCGCACGGGCGCCACGGCCTCGGCGCTGATGATCGGCCTCGCGCTGGTCGCCGCCCTGTCGGTGGTGGGGTCCTCCATGGTCGCCTCGGCCACGGACCAGCTCGACAAGTCGGTCGGCGCGGACTTCATCGTCCAGACCGAGAACCAGCAGCCGCTGAACCCGGCCGTCGTCAAGGCGATCAAGTCCGCCGGCCACGTCGAGCACGTCACGGAATACACGATCGTCAACGCGAAGATCACCACTCCGGACGGCAAGAGCGCCACCCAGCGGCTCTCCGCGGTGACCCCCACCTACGCCGACGACGTGCGCGCCGAGACGGTCAAGGGCAACCTCAAGGACGCCTACGCCAAGGACGCCATGTCCGTGCCGGAGGGCTTCGCCAAGGACCACGGCATCAAGCTGGGCGACCGGCTGAAGGTCGCCATGGTCGACGGCCGGACGGCCCAGCTGACGGTCAAGGCCGTCACCTCGGACGACACCAGCATCGACCAGGGCGCGATGTACACCAACATCGCCACCGCGCGCAGCTACCTGCCCGCCGACAAGATGCCGCTGGACTTCATGGTCCTCGCCAAGGCCGCCGACGGGCAGACGAAGGAGGCCGCCGCCGCGCTCAAGGCGTCGGTCGAGGACTACCCGCAGGTCAAGGTCCGTGACCAGTCCGACTACAAGAAGCTCATCAAGGACCAGGTCGGCCAGCTGCTCAACATGATCTACGGCCTGCTGGCCCTCGCGATCATCGTCGCGGTCCTGGGCGTCGTGAACACCCTGGCCCTGTCGGTCGTCGAGCGCACCCGGGAGATCGGCCTGCTGCGGGCGATCGGCCTCTCGCGCCGCCAGATGCGCCGCATGATCCGCCTGGAGTCGGTCGTCATCGCCCTCTTCGGCGCCCTGCTCGGCCTCGGCCTCGGCATGGCCTGGGGCACCACGTCCCAGAAGCTCCTGGCCCTCCAGGGCCTCGGCGTCCTGGACATCCCCTGGCCGACGATCACCGCGGTCTTCCTGGGCTCGGCGGTGGTGGGCCTGCTCGCCGCGCTGGTCCCGGCGTTCCGCGCGGGCCGGATGAACGTCCTGAACGCCATCGCGACGGACTAG
- a CDS encoding ABC transporter ATP-binding protein, translated as MTTAVSIPRTGGSGGHAAVAARAREVVKAYGSGETRVTALDHVDVDIARGQFTAIMGPSGSGKSTLMHCLAGLDTVTSGQIFIDETEITGLKDKKLTRLRRDRIGFIFQAFNLLPTLTAVENITLPMDIAGRKPDKAWLDRVVETVGLAGRLKHRPNQLSGGQQQRVAVARALAARPEIIFGDEPTGNLDSRAGAEVLGFLRRSVDELGQTIVMVTHDPVAASYADRVLYLADGRIVDEMYSPTADAVLERMKNFDARGRVS; from the coding sequence GTGACAACGGCTGTATCGATTCCCAGGACCGGGGGCAGTGGAGGACATGCGGCCGTCGCGGCGAGGGCCCGCGAGGTCGTCAAGGCGTACGGGTCCGGCGAGACCCGCGTGACCGCCCTCGACCACGTGGACGTGGACATCGCCCGCGGGCAGTTCACGGCCATCATGGGCCCATCGGGCTCCGGCAAGTCGACCCTGATGCACTGCCTGGCGGGCCTCGACACGGTCACGTCCGGCCAGATCTTCATCGACGAGACCGAGATAACCGGTCTCAAGGACAAGAAGCTCACCCGGCTCCGCCGCGACCGGATCGGCTTCATCTTCCAGGCGTTCAACCTGCTCCCGACGCTCACCGCGGTCGAGAACATCACGCTCCCCATGGACATCGCCGGCCGCAAGCCGGACAAGGCGTGGCTGGACCGCGTCGTGGAGACCGTCGGCCTCGCGGGGCGCCTCAAGCACCGTCCCAACCAGCTCTCCGGCGGCCAGCAGCAGCGCGTCGCCGTGGCCCGCGCCCTCGCCGCCCGCCCCGAGATCATCTTCGGTGACGAGCCGACCGGAAACCTCGACTCGCGCGCCGGCGCCGAGGTGCTGGGCTTCCTGCGCCGCTCCGTCGACGAGCTGGGCCAGACCATCGTCATGGTCACCCACGACCCCGTCGCCGCCTCCTACGCCGACCGCGTGCTCTACCTGGCCGACGGCCGGATCGTGGACGAGATGTACAGCCCCACCGCCGACGCGGTGCTGGAGCGCATGAAGAACTTCGACGCGCGTGGACGGGTGTCGTGA
- a CDS encoding MFS transporter — protein sequence MGGTGGGKGGGTGDRNGKDGRHGADGGIPEREAPDAAPPPAGSRRGPVVAALMLAMALAALDGTVVSTAVPQIVADLGGFTVFSWLFSGYLLAVTVTLPVYGKLSDTFGRKPVLLAGIVLFLIGSALCAAAWSMPALIAFRVLQGLGGGALQGTVQTIAADLYPLKERPRIQARLSTVWATAAVAGPALGGLLAGYADWRWIFLINLPVGAVALWLVKRHLHEPASRTHARPRARVDWPGALGVFACGGLLLCALVQGGVAWPWLSPPSLALFAGSAVCAGVTAVVERRAAEPVIPGWVWRRRSICAVNLSFGALGLLIIAPTVFLPTYAQAVLGLGPIAAGLVLSVMTLSWPISAALSSHVYNRIGFRSCAALGIGLAALILLSFPLLPHPGAAWQPALVMLALGAALGLFQLPLIVGVQSSVGWAERGTATASVLFCRQVGQSVGAALFGAVANGTLAARLADAPASVRPGLPTDLDSVSRALEHAGTSLTTEAAGYLRQAVSAAVDHVYLGAAGAAGLALLALLTLAPRHFPVHAGDAPAESATDKYQETGKVAGVEEERRANNT from the coding sequence ATGGGCGGCACAGGCGGCGGCAAGGGCGGCGGCACAGGCGACAGGAACGGCAAGGACGGCAGGCACGGGGCCGACGGCGGCATACCCGAGAGGGAGGCGCCGGACGCGGCGCCGCCACCCGCCGGCTCCCGCCGCGGACCCGTCGTCGCCGCGCTCATGCTCGCCATGGCGCTCGCCGCCCTCGACGGGACCGTCGTCTCCACGGCCGTCCCCCAGATCGTCGCGGACCTCGGCGGCTTCACCGTCTTCTCCTGGCTCTTCTCCGGCTACCTCCTCGCCGTCACCGTCACCCTCCCCGTCTACGGCAAGCTCTCGGACACCTTCGGCCGCAAGCCCGTGCTCCTCGCCGGGATCGTCCTCTTCCTCATCGGCTCGGCCCTGTGCGCCGCCGCCTGGAGCATGCCCGCGCTCATCGCCTTCCGCGTCCTGCAGGGCCTCGGCGGCGGTGCCCTGCAGGGCACCGTGCAGACGATCGCCGCCGACCTCTACCCGCTCAAGGAGCGCCCCAGGATCCAGGCCAGGCTGTCGACGGTCTGGGCCACCGCCGCGGTCGCCGGGCCGGCGCTCGGCGGCCTGCTCGCCGGGTACGCCGACTGGCGCTGGATCTTCCTCATCAACCTGCCGGTCGGCGCGGTCGCCCTCTGGCTGGTCAAGCGCCACCTCCACGAGCCCGCTTCCCGCACCCACGCGCGCCCGCGCGCGCGTGTCGACTGGCCCGGCGCGCTGGGCGTCTTCGCCTGCGGCGGCCTGCTGCTCTGCGCGCTCGTGCAGGGCGGCGTCGCCTGGCCCTGGCTCTCCCCGCCCTCCCTCGCGCTCTTCGCGGGCAGCGCGGTGTGCGCGGGCGTGACCGCCGTCGTCGAGCGGCGCGCGGCCGAGCCGGTCATTCCCGGCTGGGTCTGGCGCCGCCGCTCCATCTGCGCCGTCAACCTCTCCTTCGGGGCGCTCGGGCTCCTGATCATCGCGCCGACCGTCTTCCTGCCGACGTACGCCCAGGCCGTCCTCGGCCTGGGGCCGATCGCCGCCGGGCTCGTGCTGTCCGTGATGACGCTGAGCTGGCCGATCTCCGCCGCCCTGAGCAGTCACGTCTACAACCGCATCGGGTTCCGCAGCTGTGCGGCCCTCGGCATCGGCCTCGCCGCGCTGATCCTGCTGTCGTTCCCGCTCCTCCCGCACCCGGGCGCCGCCTGGCAGCCGGCGCTGGTGATGCTGGCGCTCGGTGCGGCCCTCGGCCTGTTCCAGCTCCCGCTGATCGTGGGCGTGCAGTCGTCGGTGGGCTGGGCGGAGCGCGGCACCGCCACCGCATCCGTGCTCTTCTGCCGGCAGGTCGGGCAGAGCGTCGGGGCGGCGCTCTTCGGGGCCGTCGCCAACGGCACGCTCGCCGCGCGCCTCGCGGACGCCCCGGCCTCCGTACGGCCCGGGCTGCCCACGGACCTCGACTCCGTCTCGCGCGCCCTGGAGCACGCGGGCACGTCCCTCACGACGGAAGCGGCCGGATATCTGCGGCAGGCCGTCTCCGCGGCGGTCGACCACGTCTACCTGGGGGCCGCCGGCGCGGCCGGGCTGGCACTGCTCGCCCTTCTGACCCTGGCGCCACGGCACTTCCCCGTGCACGCGGGGGACGCCCCTGCAGAATCCGCCACGGACAAATACCAGGAAACGGGCAAAGTGGCGGGAGTTGAGGAGGAACGAAGGGCGAATAATACGTGA
- a CDS encoding lytic murein transglycosylase, whose product MKILPTRAASVSRQGLCTALLVASLTAAVGVSPAHNTADSDDPAKDPKNPQGLPHGTPNLTLPDLRPKGPGGLPGARGDGKNDAKDATTGIPATALDAYRKAAQRAAADLPGCHMPWELIAGIGNVETHHGTYQGTRMTSDGTTDKPILGPQLNGNGFALIKDTDRGALDGDTAYDKAVGPTQFLPSTWALYGADGNGDGKKDPNNIYDAALGTAKYLCAGGKDMNSAADLDKAILSYNPSREYVNAVTSWMRAYKEGNVPSLPDRPGKPSGNTPAGSGTPAVPPVPSAPQTPGTSPKPSKPAPPANGGNNKPGGGSKPGGGTDKPGDSGTHKPGGGGTDKPGGGGKPGGDTGKPVPPAPASRLERIGDDRAWETYAGETFKEQARVLVKDKSGKPVADARVRFEVGGEAGGAFADGSTTITVPTAKDGTATAPRVVAGLKSGKVTLTAKVVGRDIPAVEFAGTVKVRAAKQIVVVDSSKLKAEPNSAFPDRIQFKVLGEGGKDVIGAEVTVSVTKTDKETVPEEGGPYFKGTDGKPVRIVKAGTTDKDGVLTLPKLLTDDKAGAYMLRLETADGKVETVHLTVVAAQTTMPPTTPTPPAPPKPAA is encoded by the coding sequence GTGAAGATTCTCCCTACGCGCGCTGCCAGCGTCTCCCGGCAGGGTCTGTGCACGGCCCTGCTCGTAGCCAGCCTCACGGCAGCGGTCGGCGTCAGTCCCGCGCACAACACCGCGGACTCGGACGACCCCGCCAAGGACCCCAAGAACCCGCAGGGCCTGCCGCACGGCACCCCCAACCTCACGCTGCCCGACCTCAGACCCAAGGGCCCCGGCGGTCTGCCCGGCGCGCGCGGCGACGGCAAGAACGACGCCAAGGACGCCACCACGGGCATCCCCGCGACCGCCCTCGACGCCTACCGCAAGGCCGCCCAGCGCGCGGCCGCCGACCTGCCCGGCTGCCACATGCCCTGGGAGCTCATAGCCGGCATCGGCAACGTGGAGACGCACCACGGGACCTACCAGGGCACCCGTATGACGTCCGACGGCACCACGGACAAGCCGATCCTCGGCCCGCAGCTCAACGGCAACGGCTTCGCCCTCATCAAGGACACCGACCGGGGCGCGCTCGACGGCGACACGGCCTACGACAAGGCCGTCGGCCCCACGCAGTTCCTGCCGTCCACCTGGGCGCTCTACGGCGCCGACGGCAACGGCGACGGCAAGAAGGACCCCAACAACATCTACGACGCCGCGCTCGGCACCGCCAAGTACTTGTGCGCGGGCGGCAAGGACATGAACAGCGCCGCGGATCTCGACAAGGCGATCCTCAGCTACAACCCCTCGCGCGAGTACGTGAACGCCGTCACGTCCTGGATGCGCGCCTACAAGGAGGGCAACGTGCCCTCCCTGCCGGACCGTCCGGGCAAGCCGTCGGGCAACACGCCTGCGGGGAGCGGTACTCCGGCGGTTCCGCCGGTTCCGTCGGCTCCGCAGACGCCCGGGACGTCCCCCAAGCCTTCGAAGCCGGCCCCGCCGGCGAACGGTGGGAACAACAAGCCCGGGGGCGGCAGCAAGCCCGGGGGCGGCACCGACAAGCCCGGCGACAGCGGCACGCACAAGCCCGGTGGCGGCGGCACCGACAAGCCCGGTGGCGGCGGCAAGCCCGGTGGCGACACCGGCAAGCCCGTCCCGCCCGCCCCCGCGAGCCGTCTGGAGCGCATCGGCGACGACCGCGCCTGGGAGACCTACGCCGGCGAGACGTTCAAGGAGCAGGCCCGCGTCCTGGTCAAGGACAAGTCCGGCAAGCCGGTGGCGGACGCCCGCGTACGGTTCGAGGTCGGCGGCGAGGCCGGGGGCGCGTTCGCGGACGGCTCCACCACGATCACCGTCCCCACGGCGAAGGACGGTACGGCCACCGCGCCGCGCGTCGTGGCGGGGCTGAAGAGCGGCAAGGTCACGCTGACCGCCAAGGTCGTGGGCCGGGACATCCCGGCGGTCGAGTTCGCGGGCACGGTCAAGGTGCGGGCGGCGAAGCAGATCGTCGTTGTGGACAGCTCCAAGCTGAAGGCCGAGCCCAACAGCGCGTTCCCCGACCGGATCCAGTTCAAGGTCCTCGGCGAGGGCGGCAAGGACGTGATCGGTGCGGAGGTCACCGTGTCGGTGACCAAGACCGACAAGGAGACCGTCCCCGAGGAGGGCGGCCCCTACTTCAAGGGCACCGACGGCAAGCCGGTACGCATCGTGAAGGCGGGCACGACGGACAAGGACGGCGTCCTGACGCTCCCGAAGCTGCTGACGGACGACAAGGCAGGCGCCTACATGCTCCGCCTGGAGACGGCTGACGGGAAGGTGGAGACGGTCCACCTGACGGTGGTCGCGGCGCAGACGACGATGCCCCCGACAACGCCCACGCCTCCGGCGCCGCCGAAGCCGGCCGCGTAG